Proteins encoded by one window of Dioscorea cayenensis subsp. rotundata cultivar TDr96_F1 chromosome 20, TDr96_F1_v2_PseudoChromosome.rev07_lg8_w22 25.fasta, whole genome shotgun sequence:
- the LOC120251902 gene encoding bidirectional sugar transporter SWEET6b-like, whose product MSPDGIRNIVGIIGNIITLGLFLSPVPTFLKIWKRKAVEDFSPIPYLATLLNCGLWVFYGMPFVHPNSILIVTINGVGVVLESLYIIMFFVYGTKKLRLKMVMILLAEIVFMVIVILVVMLSTPSYGIRTKIVGTLCIVFGTIMYGSPLSIMGLVIRTKSVEYMPFYLSLASCLNGIDWTIYGFIHFDIFVVLPNGLGALLGLAQLVLYACYYKSTPKKTGEPRGELELPTTAPSTR is encoded by the exons ATGAGCCCCGATGGCATTCGCAACATCGTCGGCATCATCG GAAACATCATCACTCTTGGGCTCTTTCTCTCGCCGGT GCCGACGTTTTTGAAGATATGGAAGAGGAAGGCAGTGGAGGATTTCTCACCGATCCCTTATTTAGCGACATTGTTGAACTGTGGGTTGTGGGTTTTCTATGGAATGCCTTTTGTTCACCCAAATAGTATTCTCATTGTTACTATCAATGGGGTTGGTGTTGTTCTTGAGTCGCTGTACATCATCATGTTCTTCGTTTACGGCACTAAGAAACTTAGG ttgaagatggtgatgatttTGTTGGCGGAGATTGTGTTCATGGTGATTGTTATATTGGTTGTCATGCTCAGCACTCCGTCTTACGGTATTCGGACGAAGATTGTTGGAACTCTTTGTATTGTCTTTGGGACTATTATGTATGGCTCGCCGCTCTCGATTATG GGACTTGTTATCAGGACTAAGAGTGTTGAGTACATGCCTTTCTACCTATCTCTTGCGAGCTGCCTCAATGGCATCGACTGGACAATCTATGGGTTTATTCACTTCGACATCTTCGTCGTT CTGCCTAATGGATTGGGAGCACTGCTAGGCTTAGCACAACTAGTTCTATATGCCTGCTACTACAAATCTACACCGAAAAAGACTGGCGAGCCGAGAGGGGAGCTCGAGTTGCCGACAACAGCACCATcaacaagatga